In Perognathus longimembris pacificus isolate PPM17 chromosome 3, ASM2315922v1, whole genome shotgun sequence, a single window of DNA contains:
- the LOC125347626 gene encoding myeloblastin-like: MAPCCTAPSPALASILLALLLGGTARAAQIVGGREARPHSRPYVASLQLSRTPGSHFCGGTLIHPSFVLTAAHCLQDIPSHLVTVVLGAHDLHNLEPVQQRFTISQVFQNNYDPEDNLNDVMIVQLDRPASLGAQVAVAPLPRQDQPLSQGTQCLAMGWGRLGTRAPVSRVLQELNVTVVSFLCRPHNVCTLVSRRSAGICFGDSGGPLMCDGVLQGVDSFVIRECASGQFPDFFARVSLYVDWIHTVLRSAGSVG; encoded by the exons ATGGCACCGTGCTGCAcagctcccagccctgcccttgcttccatccTGCTGGCTCTGCTCTTGGGGG GGACAGCCAGGGCTGCACAGATTGTGGGTGGGCGGGAGGCCCGGCCCCATTCGAGACCCTATGTGGCATCGCTGCAGCTGAGCAGGACCCCAGGTAGCCACTTCTGCGGCGGGACCCTGATCCATCCGAGCTTTGTGCTGACAGCTGCCCACTGCCTGCAGGACAT cccctcacacctGGTGACTGTAGTGCTGGGGGCCCACGACCTACACAACCTGGAGCCGGTACAGCAGAGGTTCACCATCAGCCAAGTTTTCCAGAACAACTATGACCCTGAGGACAACCTCAATGATGTGATGATCGTCCAG CTGGACCGACCGGCTTCCCTCGGCGCCCAAGTGGCCGTGGCTCCACTGCCCCGACAGGACCAGCCGTTGTCCCAAGGTACCCAGTGCCTGGCCATGGGCTGGGGACGCCTGGGCACCCGCGCGCCGGTGTCCCGCGTGCTTCAGGAGCTGAACGTGACGGTGGTCAGCTTCCTGTGCCGCCCGCACAATGTGTGCACGCTGGTCAGCCGCCGCAGCGCGGGCATCTGCTTC GGAGACTCTGGGGGCCCCTTGATGTGTGACGGGGTCCTGCAGGGCGTGGACTCCTTCGTGATCCGGGAATGTGCCAGCGGCCAATTCCCCGACTTCTTTGCGCGAGTGTCACTGTACGTAGATTGGATTCACACGGTGCTGCGCAGCGCAGGGAGCGTGGGCTGA